In one window of Camelina sativa cultivar DH55 chromosome 15, Cs, whole genome shotgun sequence DNA:
- the LOC104746878 gene encoding kinesin-like protein KIN-12B isoform X1: MKHFMMPRNAIFRDMGESQSQSQSPNPSLKKSKSRTKVRSSKENAPPPDLNSLMPDHRSSPAKLKSRLPPRPPSSNPLKRKLIAEAAADIGVAAGVSDSGVKVIVRMKPPSKGEEEEMIVKKISNDALTINEQTFTFDSIADPESTQDEIFQLVGAPLVENCLAGFNSSVFAYGQTGSGKTYTMWGPANGLLEEHLSGDQRGLTPRVFELLFSRISEEQAKHAERQLNYQCRCSFLEIYNEQITDLLDPSQKNLMIREDVKSGVYVENLTEEYVKNLKDLSKLLVKGLANRRTGATSVNAESSRSHCVFTCVVESHCKSVADGLSSFKTSRINLVDLAGSERQKLTGAAGDRLKEAGNINRSLSQLGNLINILAEISQTGKQRHIPYRDSRLTFLLQESLGGNAKLAMVCAVSPSQSCRSETFSTLRFAQRAKAIQNKAVVNEVMQDDVNFLREVIRQLRDELQRVKDNNNNPTNPNASYTTSWNARRSLNLLRSFGLGHPKSLPIRDDDGDTEMEIDEEAVERLCAQMGLSPPTEENNQDMSRVEKIVSSLALKDESYRNSHLKSSDVQSTEKKLSEDTDVNMEDACCQTENSGSETENALTVAETSITTDQIKAPVQTMDDGSSAQPASITNSLHSCISDTNQGKSPSKADNIQDLVLEADVSAIVSVADTSNDTEQVTVSPVSPCLSIDLVSASPELVPPTESASPKIRNSRKSLRTTSMSTASQKDIERANQSTTEVVEPSPAMSTEILNLYSALSTKKSEAFPVPTRQLAASLHRGMKLLDSYRQSTAHRRSTFRLSHKALECKPSTVLSKTDVGVQTYPEADIIVEENPKEVLCSKCKCSAECDAQEISDNSNLPLVPIDNSEDSEKSNFQVPKAVEKVLAGSIRREMAMEEFCTKQASEISQLNRLVQQYKHERECNAIIGQTREDKIARLESLMDGVLSKDDFLDEEFASLMHEHKLLKDMYENHPEVLQTRIELKRVQEELESFKNFYGDMGEREVLLEEIHDLKAQLQCYTDPSLTSARKRASLLKLTYACDPNQAPPLNTIPESVDESPEKTLEHERLRWTEAESNWISLAEELRTELDTNRLLMEKQKRELDTEKRCAEELTEAMQMAMQGHARMIEQYADLEEKHIQLLGRHRRIREGIDDVKKAAARAGVKGAESRFINALAAEISALKVQREKEAQYFRDENKSLQSQLRDTAEAVQAAGELLVRLKEAEEGLTLAQKRAMDAEYEATEAYKKMDKLKRKYETETSTINQQHIAEPQNPVELLQASFDGDAMAKYDEQMEPSPSSGDHQWREEFEPYYKKDEELSKLEPYYKKDEELSKLAEPSWFSGYDRCNI, from the exons ATGAAGCACTTTATGATGCCAAGAAACGCTATCTTTAGGGATATGGGAGAGTCCCAATCGCAATCGCAATCGCCCAACCCTAGCTTGAAGAAATCGAAGTCTCGAACGAAGGTGAGATCTTCTAAAGAGAATGCTCCACCTCCGGATCTGAACTCGTTGATGCCTGACCACAGATCGTCTCCAGCGAAACTGAAGAGTCGTTTGCCTCCGCGTCCGCCGTCGTCTAATCCCCTTAAACGGAAGCTAATTGCTGAGGCTGCCGCGGATATTGGAGTAGCGGCTGGGGTTTCAGACTCTGGTGTCAAG GTTATAGTCAGAATGAAGCCTCCAAGCAAAGGTGAGGAAGAGGAGATGATAGTTAAAAAGATATCCAACGATGCCCTCACTATCAATGAACAGACTTTCACTTTCGACTCGATTGCTGACCCGGAGTCAACTCAG GATGAAATCTTTCAGCTTGTGGGAGCCCCTCTTGTAGAGAACTGTCTTGCTGGATTTAACAGTTCTGTTTTTGCCTATGGACAG ACTGGTAGTGGGAAAACGTATACCATGTGGGGTCCTGCAAATGGATTGTTGGAAGAGCATCTTAGTGGTGACCAAAGAGGATTGACACCACGTGTCTTTGAGTTGCTCTTCTCCCGTATCAGTGAG GAGCAAGCAAAGCACGCTGAAAGGCAGCTCAATTACCAGTGCCGCTGTTCGTTTCTCGAG ATATATAACGAGCAAATAACAGATCTTTTGGATCCGAGCCAAAAAAACCTGATG ATTAGAGAAGATGTCAAGTCCGGTGTTTATGTTGAAAATCTGACTGAGGAATACGTGAAAAACTTGAAGGATTTGTCAAAGCTTCTGGTTAAG GGCTTGGCAAACAGAAGGACTGGGGCAACAAGTGTAAATGCAGAGAGTTCAAGGTCGCATTGTGTATTTACTTGTGTTGTCGAGTCCCACTGCAAG AGTGTTGCAGATGGTCTAAGCAGCTTCAAAACAAGTAGAATAAATCTTGTTGATCTGGCTGGTTCAGAAAGGCAAAAGTTAACCGGTGCAGCAGGTGATCGTTTAAAGGAAGCTGGGAATATAAATCGATCACTTTCTCAACTTGG GAACTTGATCAACATTCTCGCAGAAATTTCACAAACAGGGAAGCAAAGGCATATACCCTACCGAGATTCCAGGTTGACATTTCTATTGCAAGAGTCTCTTGGTGGGAATGCGAAGTTAGCTATGGTTTGTGCAGTTTCTCCCTCGCAAAG TTGTAGAAGTGAAACCTTCAGTACCTTGAGATTTGCTCAGCGTGCAAAAGCGATACAGAACAAGGCTGTTGTCAATGAAGTAATGCAGGATGATGTAAATTTCTTGCGGGAAGTGATACGCCAGCTTAGG GATGAACTGCAAAGGGTGAAGGATAATAATAACAACCCAACTAACCCAAATGCATCTTACACCACGTCCTGGAATGCGCGTAGAAGTCTGAATTTGTTAAGAAGCTTTGGCCTGGGTCATCCCAAGTCATTACCAATTAGAGATGATGATGGGGATACTGAGATGGAAATTGATGAGGAGGCTGTTGAAAGGCTTTGTGCTCAAATGGGTTTATCGCCACCTACCGAGGAAAACAATCAGGACATGAGCAGAGTAGAGAAAATAGTTTCATCATTGGCCCTAAAGGATGAATCTTACAGAAACTCCCACCTTAAATCATCTGATGTCCAATCTACTGAAAAGAAGCTTTCTGAAGATACAGATGTTAACATGGAGGACGCATGTTGCCAAACTGAGAACAGTGGGTCAGAGACTGAGAATGCGTTAACTGTGGCAGAAACTAGCATCACAACAGATCAGATCAAAGCACCTGTGCAAACTATGGATGATGGTTCGAGTGCACAGCCTGCTTCCATAACCAATTCTCTTCATTCTTGTATTAGTGACACAAACCAGGGAAAATCACCAAGCAAGGCGGACAACATTCAAGACTTGGTTCTCGAAGCTGATGTTTCTGCAATTGTATCAGTAGCTGATACATCAAATGATACAGAACAGGTCACAGTAAGTCCTGTGTCGCCTTGCCTTAGCATAGATCTAGTTAGTGCTTCTCCTGAACTAGTACCTCCCACTGAGAGCGCTTCTCCTAAGATTAGAAATAGCAGGAAAAGCTTGAGGACAACGTCAATGTCCACCGCATCACAAAAGGATATTGAGAGAGCGAACCAGTCGACTACAGAAGTTGTGGAACCTTCTCCGGCTATGTCCACAGAGATATTAAACCTATATAGTGCTTTGTCTACAAAGAAAAGTGAAGCTTTTCCTGTGCCAACTAGGCAATTGGCAGCTAGCCTCCACAGAGGCATGAAACTTCTTGACTCTTATCGCCAGAGTACAGCTCATAGACGGTCGACATTCAGATTGTCCCACAAAGCTCTAGAATGCAAGCCTTCAACCGTTTTAAGTAAGACTGATGTAGGTGTGCAGACTTATCCCGAAGCTGATATAATAGTGGAAGAGAACCCCAAAGAAGTACTGTGCAGTAAATGTAAATGCAGCGCAGAATGTGATGCCCAAGAAATAAGTGACAATTCTAATCTTCCGTTAGTACCTATTGACAACTCAGAAGATTCAGAAAAGTCCAATTTCCAAGTTCCTAAA GCAGTGGAAAAGGTACTAGCAGGGTCTATCAGACGAGAAATGGCTATGGAAGAGTTCTGCACTAAGCAAGCCTCTGAAATATCACAGCTTAATCGGCTG GTGCAACAGTACAAGCATGAGAGAGAGTGCAATGCCATAATAGGACAAACAAGGGAGGACAAGATTGCTCGCCTTGAAAGCCTCATGGATGGCGTGTTATCTAAAGATGATTTCCTGGACGAAGAATTTGCATCTCTAATGCATGAGCATAAG CTTCTGAAGGACATGTATGAGAATCACCCTGAAGTATTGCAGACGAGGATTGAGTTGAAACGAGTGCAAGAAGAGCTCGAAAGTTTCAAGAACTTCTATGGTGACATGGGAGAAAGGGAAGTATTATTAGAAGAGATTCACGATTTAAAGGCGCAGCTACAATGTTACACTGACCCTTCTCTTACATCAGCTCGCAAAAGAGCTTCCCTGCTTAAGCTAACATACGCTTGTGACCCTAATCAGGCTCCGCCACTTAACACCATTCCTGAGTCAGTAGATGAGAGTCCTGAGAAGACACTAGAACATGAAAGACTTCGTTGGACTGAAGCCGAGAGCAACTGGATCTCTCTTGCTGAGGAATTAAGAACTGAGCTTGATACCAATAGGTTGCTAATGGAAAAGCAGAAACGTGAACTGGATACGGAGAAAAGATGTGCAGAAGAGTTGACGGAAGCAATGCAGATGGCGATGCAGGGTCATGCACGGATGATTGAACAATATGCAGACCTGGAAGAGAAGCATATCCAATTACTTGGAAG GCATAGGAGGATTCGAGAAGGAATTGATGACGTCAAAAAGGCGGCAGCCAGAGCAGGAGTCAAGGGAGCTGAGTCTAGATTCATAAACGCACTTGCAGCAGAAATTTCAGCTTTGAAGGTGCAAAGAGAGAAGGAGGCACAATACTTCAGGGATGAGAACAAGAGTCTCCAATCACAATTAAGAGATACAGCTGAAGCTGTTCAAGCTGCAGGAGAGTTACTTGTTCGACttaaagaagctgaagaaggatTGACACTTGCACAG AAACGGGCAATGGATGCAGAGTATGAAGCAACAGAAGCATATAAAAAGATGGACAAACTGAAGAGGAAATACGAAACCGAAACCAGCACTATTAACCAACAACACATTGCAGAGCCACAGAATCCCGTGGAATTATTGCAAGCTTCTTTTGATGGCGATGCTATGGCCAAATATGATGAACAAATGGAGCCATCACCAAGTTCTGGTGATCACCAATGGAGAGAAGAGTTCGAGCCATATTACAAGAAAGACGAAGAGTTGTCAAAGCTCGAGCCATATTACAAGAAAGACGAAGAGTTGTCAAAGCTCGCGGAACCCTCTTGGTTCTCAGGGTATGACCGAtgcaacatataa